One part of the Lotus japonicus ecotype B-129 chromosome 2, LjGifu_v1.2 genome encodes these proteins:
- the LOC130736376 gene encoding agamous-like MADS-box protein AGL80 has protein sequence MTRKKVKLAFITNDSARKATFKKRKKGLMKKVSELSKLCDIDACAIVYSPYDPQPEVWASPKLGVQGVLAKFMRMPELEQSKKMVNQESFLRQRIQKATEQVKKQRRDNREKEITQLMFQCLSDSAGKILDNISMVDLNDLAWIIDQNLKDINQRIQVLTKKNGQSQAQIQMVAPAPAPAPVVTDVVAKIEEMNIDDVMQKQHWFMNLMNSSGGDQALPLGDVNHQSGFWPFFH, from the coding sequence ATGACCAGAAAGAAGGTGAAACTCGCATTCATAACCAATGATTCAGCGAGGAAGGCGACATtcaagaaaaggaagaagggACTAATGAAGAAGGTTAGTGAACTCAGCAAACTTTGCGATATTGATGCTTGTGCTATAGTTTATAGTCCCTATGATCCTCAGCCAGAGGTTTGGGCGTCCCCAAAATTGGGGGTCCAAGGAGTGCTTGCCAAGTTCATGAGAATGCCTGAATTGGAGCAGAGCAAGAAGATGGTGAATCAAGAGAGCTTTCTGAGACAGAGAATCCAAAAGGCCACAGAGCAGGTGAAGAAACAGAGGAGGGATAACAGAGAAAAGGAGATAACACAACTCATGTTTCAGTGCCTCAGTGACAGTGCAGGTAAAATTTTGGACAATATAAGCATGGTTGATTTAAATGATCTGGCTTGGATTATTGACCAGAACTTGAAGGACATCAATCAAAGGATTCAAGTGTTGACCAAGAAGAATGGTCAGAGCCAAGCCCAAATCCAAATGGTAGCACCAGCACCAGCACCAGCACCAGTGGTGACTGATGTTGTAGCCAAGATTGAAGAGATGAACATTGATGATGTAATGCAGAAGCAGCATTGGTTTATGAATTTGATGAATAGTAGTGGTGGGGATCAGGCACTGCCTTTGGGAGATGTCAATCACCAAAGTGGTTTTTGGCCATTTTTCCACTAA